The Pieris napi chromosome 4, ilPieNapi1.2, whole genome shotgun sequence DNA segment TATAGCAAAAGCAGATTCGCTTACTGCTGCCGAAGTGAAGCGACTTAAATCGCGCATATTGGACGATTTGGATGAGTATCAGATTCAGGTAAGGAAggaaatacattttaagaaattaatatattaattatcaattcGATGAATAgcttagtcgacatcacaggagaccgaagatctggcagctacctcggacaaagaattagtctagcaattcaaagggggaacgctgccagtatcttcgaaaccttgcctaaagggactccttttaataatatattttagttattatattatattttttaaggttattaagtattacttttatattctgTAATTTGGTTGTTGTATATTTAGtcgtaatttattgtataaatgttATTCATAAATTCGATTATGAATACGAGATTGAGAAAATATAAACTGAAAAAAGTTTGTAGTACCCATGCACTATGTGGACTAATTGAAAATGTTTCTGtaacaaatttgtttaaaaagttaatatgtaaatgttgCCTTCTTAGAGATTTCTTAACCTCCATAATTCATATATATACACAGGTATATCAATTTCCTGAATGTGACAGCGACGAAGACGAAGAGTTCAAGCAGCAGGACCGCGACTTGAAAGCAGCAGCACCATTTGCCGTTGTTGCTGCTGACACCGTGCTAGAAGTTGGGGGGAAGAGAATACGCGGGAGACAGTATCCTTGGGGAATTGTCGATGGTATATATAGTTTCACTCGGTTCTGTAGCCTCCTTGGTCTTGTACGAGACACATACAGCGCTGTCCGTAGTAGATCGATGAACTCGGATCGGAGTAGTCTCCTTCGGTGGATCGTCTGCTCTTCTGCCaagaaatttgtttaaaaaaacaatatctggatttgattatattatatttatttaaaaagtattattaactaataaatacgtaaaaaatataataaagcaacattaattataaatatgatttatcgtatataagtgtttattttagtttatagtttataataCTCAAATCTTGCTATTCTATTAATGCTCTATTTTGGTATAAATTTACTGTAACagtaacaatataatttcAGTGGAAAACCCTAGACACTCAGACTTCACAAAGCTCCGTACGATGCTTATATCAACACACATGCaggacctgaaagatgtgacCCAAGATGTTCACTATGAGAACTTCCGGGCCCAGTGCATTTCGCAAATATCACAGCACGCTATGAGGGAACGAGGGTAAATGAACGTAGAAccctttattaaaattatcatttgTCTAAGCTACTTTCGGGAATTTTGCTTATTCTTTGACATCAATGAtggcaataataaatatttacatgtttgattaaagttacaaaataattGGATTTATCACAGTTTATATGTGGCCATAAAAAAACTACCGACttatccatttttttttactaggaAACTTAAGAGAGACTCTATGGGCAACAACCATGACGTAGTAATAACCGACACCGATAGACTCCTGCTGCAGAAAGATGAAGAAGTAAGACATAAaacatttgaattaaaaaaaaacaattactagaAATTAAGCTCAATTACTTAGACGTACAGGctgttaaatatttgaattacaaataataattgtcttttattgacatttatatataatttgtcaCACTCCGTTATCTTACAGGCTAACGCAAAGCGTTGGGAActgttgattatttaaattctaaaaaaaatagttgtaAAATGACAAATACCTAAGTTAAATTCTagtaaaagtgtattttacgtccggaatattatatataggagCATCATTCAAGCACTCTGTTTATTAAATGCAAGTAACTAGAAATATACTGTTAAACAATATAAGCTTCGGATTGGAATAGAAGAATATTTCATTTGCAAAAGACATGTATCTGCCACAGGCTCTATTGCCGAAAGGAATCGTCATACACATTATACAGCAGATTTTCAATTAGTTAACTTTTAGTAATTAGTACGTGTATTTTTTGCAGATAAGACGAATGCAGGACATGTTGACACAAATGCAAGAAAAGCTTAAAGCCACTGATAAAAAACACGACAGTATTATCGACGTATAGACTGCAATATAATGTAGTATAGTTCAATTGTCACTTTTACCTAGTAGTTTAAAATGTATCTAGAAAGATTAAAAACCTCTTTAGAAAAATCAAATGAATTTAGACATAACATAAGGTCTAATTGTAGtttgttgaaatatttaaataggtaAGGTTCACATTCAAGTCGAATACACTAGTAGAAGTGTAGCTTATCTTTCGTcgttttatacaaatactacTCTGTCAAGGAAGTACCAGAAACGATCAGTAATACAAAGTAGTAGTAATATGTGACGAATAAGGTTGCTCGATGGTATTTCATGagtttttgacaaaaattCCTTCATAATAATAGCCCTCTGCGAAAACAGTGATCGTGGTGCGAAGTATCATGTGAGGACGAAATACGGTGAAGTTTGGAAAGACAGCCGAATAACAAATAGAGACAaatgttcgtttgatgtatAATTTTGTCTTTCATATTTTCCTACACGGCGCGGAAACTTGGTCGCTAAAATTAGAAGACAGTGAAAAGCTTGAGTTGAAGACGTGACCAGTCTCCGTCgtcgttaaaaaaataaatggaatTTGTATCTATAACCAATTCATCCATCCCGATACTTTTTTGACAGAATACCTTTCAGATAAAActaaaagtataacttcaatttcATTTGGTATCTAACAACTTGTGAATCTGTACGTATGTAGAGTACATAAAATGAGTCTTAGATAATCAGccataaaaatcatatttctaGACTCACATTTAAATTTGGAGACTCAAATTCGTGATaagaaaaactaattattatgaaaatagaATCAAGCCTCTGAACGTAccaaacacaaaatatgtattatatgatAGGCAGTTACGCCACGGTTTCggcctttatttattatttcacctGTGTAATGTAAGGGAGTGAAAATTCACGCCTAATCATATGAGAGTTGTCATAGAAATTCTATTGGCGATCCATAATAGTGGCTCACGCTTGCAAAATGTATTTGGCTAGGGTTGGTTAAAGTATTTCGTCTCTCGAAAAATTATCAGAAGAATTAATATTCGTTTAAGAAGCACAAAAAAATAGAGAAAGTAGACGTAGGTCAGGAAGTATTACAATTCGTGtacatattgaaatatttttatttaaatactttattaaggTTTATCAAAACCAGTTATATAgcgtatttatatttattgttaagtaATATGATTCTTTCCATAAAGTATCTTTTTATAGTtactttaagtattatttcCAAATCAAAGTTCCAAGTAATATAAAGCAAAGAGGTGGACAAGAGAAtggtaaatattaataacatcaCTCATCGTTCTACTTTTCCTAATATTCCTAttgaaatatacatttattaaagcaaaaataatgtcaatctctttgtatgaaaatgtaagaatataaaaaatcgttGTGTTTAACAAGGATTCAACTTTCTCAAGTCAGACAGTAGATTTCATGTCAATCATAcctaatacataatatgtatattaattttctaataattatCCAGGATCACTATTAACCCTAAAGTTAAGATGAAACcattatttattgcaaaataatacAACCAAAGTTTTTTACACTGtatgtttcatattttttttatcaagtataaaataaattgatactttacatatacaatattgttttatttttatgtaaaactgGCGCTTGTTGTCGACTTTCTtttacacatgtatattttatgtacaaaAATCGGAACGTTAAACACGTCATAACACTGTTTTTTAACGGTAAATTAATGGAAAGGTAGCGTAAAGAATCaaccataatattataaggCCATTAGTATTTAGGTTTTAGTTTCAAACCCTCaaataatttcgttaaaaaatagCGTTTTAGATAAATAAGAGTATAGACATAGAcgaaacatttattactaaaaaaacacacacacacactcacgcagaaacacacaaaataacaataatcataaaaatataaaaaaaatagagattttttttcttttaaagaacaagttacgttttaattgtgtaatgcgtgtgtgctgtggttgtaattggccctggctcagcattatgctgaggagcagactgcTCCACAGCGCTGGTTCGGTATACAATATTTGTTGGTTTATACAATATGAAAAGCATATATTAATGCTCTTGGGAATAGAGAAGTCACTCTCTACTACCTGCAACAGGATGCACTGGGCCACAGACAACCCACTAGATGGCAGTGTATGGGTTTAGGGGCCACATT contains these protein-coding regions:
- the LOC125049088 gene encoding septin-2 isoform X2, which codes for MMATERDRGERDYIGFATLPEQVHRKSVKRGFDFTLMVVGESGLGKSTLINSLFLGDLYKSRKIADVQDRVEKTTTIEKKTMEIEERGVKLRLTIVDTPGFGDAINCEDSWRVCSAYVDEQFRQYFTDESGLNRRHMQDNRVHCCLYFVPPWAHSLRQVDLEMMKRLHRKVNIVVVIAKADSLTAAEVKRLKSRILDDLDEYQIQVYQFPECDSDEDEEFKQQDRDLKAAAPFAVVAADTVLEVGGKRIRGRQYPWGIVDVENPRHSDFTKLRTMLISTHMQDLKDVTQDVHYENFRAQCISQISQHAMRERGKLKRDSMGNNHDVVITDTDRLLLQKDEEIRRMQDMLTQMQEKLKATDKKHDSIIDV